In Tripterygium wilfordii isolate XIE 37 chromosome 17, ASM1340144v1, whole genome shotgun sequence, the genomic window gtatcATCAATATGTATGAGAATAAGATGataaatcaatcaattatatatatatagtggttacgaatgatatatacatatagaaaaTCCTGAACGTAATTgataattttaagtatttaatATAATATTGTACTCATAAATACAAGTATGGATAAATACAATTGGATACAATACCACTTTTCTTTTCGACATGTACTATATAGGagcaattttgaaaaatattacatatcacattataattatattttatcaaccaaacaacttaataaaattacatattAATATACAATAATCACAATTTAATTAGTTGTAATGGAATTCCTATTACTATCGCAATACAACAAACCAACTAACGGGAACTTACATCAAACTAGAACTTGATCAAATGAATTGAAAATTAATAGGaaaatattgttattttttacatgttattttgaactaaactagTAGGCTGTTTGTGTATAAACTGcggaaaattaagaaaaaaacgTATTTTTATCTATGCAAACTTTACTTTAATTAGGTTCAATTATCCTCGTGTTTCGTCTAACTTATTATATGACACATTCTCTATACTAAACAAATCACACAaacaaatttataattaatatcatCAATTTACTTAGGGAAAATAACCATGGCAAGATCCATCAGataaaataataactttaaaaGATGTGTAATATTACCTCTCTATTGTTTAGATAATTATTaaactatataatatatttttttttttattacaacctAAGTAGATGTAAGAACAACTACACACACTACACGTGAGTATTGCATCACAGGCAAAAAAAGTGTGTGGTAGagagaacttatatactactcaaGAGGAACacacacaaccgatgtgggagttttGCTGTGGTAAGTTCACAGGAAACTACTACCGACATCACACACTCCCTACCGCTAACCCATGAAcccaaattgtttttttttattacaacctAAGTAGATGTAAGAACAACTACACACACACTACCCGTGAGTATTGCATCACAGGCaaaaaaaagtgtgtggtagagagaacttatatactactcaaGAGGAACacacacaaccgatgtgggagttttGCTGTGGTAAGTTCACAGGAAACTACTACCGACATCACACACTCCCTACCGCTAACCCATGAAcccaaattgtttttttttattacaacctAAGTAGATGTAAGAACAACTACACACACACTACCCGTGAGTATTGCATCACAAGCAAAAAAAGTGTGTGGTAGagagaacttatatactactcaaGAGGAACacacacaaccgatgtgggagttttGCTGTGGTAAGTTCACAGGAAACTACTACCGACATCACACACTCCCTACCGCTAACCCATGAAcccaaattgtttttttttattacaacctAAGTAGATGTAAGAACAACTACACACACTACCCGTGAGTATTACATGTGAAAATTGTGCACAATCACTTTAACTTACCATGATTGATTTCCAATTCTTAGAAGTAGCATAAATTACCTATTTTTAACATGTGCAATTTAACATCAAAGATTCACAGACTTGTTGAACGAAAACATTTAAAGCCAATGGTTGTGCTTGTGTAACTCACgccaaacaaagaaaacaccAAAGAGCCCAATAATGGGAAAGAGATTGGACTTTGTCCTCTTTAGAGCAGTTCATACTAGCTCGCACAACTTTGTCTTCCCAAAAAATCACTCATCACATAATTACTCTTGCAAAAGCCAGCTTTGTCTCCCCAGAAAATTGCCCATCGCATAATTACTTTTGTAAAAGCACGTTTAATTGCAAAGTTCTTATGAGATATGATTCATCCACTCCAAGGAAAAATGTTTGTTACTAGGTTggaagtttgacctattatatattGTACTTCACGTCTTCCTCCAAGCGATGTGGGATAGAGACTTAACCCCGTCCACTTTGGACGTGTCCATTTTAGCCCGCATAGCTTTGTCTTCCCATAATATCACCCATCCCATAATTGTCCTAGCAAAAACACGTTGAATTGTGAAGTTTCTATGAGATATGGTTCATTCCCACTCGAGCCGGGTGTTACAATCTCTCCCTTAAGGGCCATGTCTCCGTGTGGCCCACACATCCGcattagtaacactttgtctgcTTTGAACTATCTCATACTGGCCCAcacgactttgtcttcctagAATGTCACCCATCTCATAATTGTCTCGTAGACGCACGCATAATTGTTTGCTTTGGACTATCTCATACTGGCCCAcacgactttgtcttcctagAAACCCATCTCATAATTGTCTCGTAGACGCACGCATAATTGTCTGATTTGGACTATCTCATATTGGCCCAcacgactttgtcttcctaAAATGTCACCCATCTCATAACTGTCTCGTAAACGCACGCATAATTGTAGAGATGTCACCCATCTCATAATTGTCTTGTAGACGCACGTATAATTGTAGAGTTCCTATGAGATATGGTTCATCTACTCCAAGGAAAAGCGTTTGTTACAAGTTTGGAAGTTTTGTCtattatatattgtatttcACATCTTCCCCTGGACGATGTGGGACAGAGATTTAACCCCTTCACCAGTCGTAGCTTGCTCAGCACCACCAAACTTGCACTGCATAGGGTTGTGGCCCGTCCCACTTCTACCCAACCTAACCCTTACCCGCATTAATCCGACCCAACTCTCACTCATTTAATGAAAGAGTTGGTGGGGGTTAAAAAAACTTCATCCTCATAATAAAATGGTCGGATGAGGGTTAAGCATAAACTCGACCCAATCCGACCTTTTGACACCCCTACCTCATAGTTTGTCTCCGCTGCAAACCCAAAACCTATATTCTTGGTTTTAAAATTTGATAGAATGGCTTGGTAGCATAGATGAGGATCCCAAGCTATTTTCGCTCATAATAATTCATTACAAAAATTTCATTAAGGGAAACAATTAGTGTAATGTAGTAATACTTGCCCTTTATCTCTCCTGTTCGCTCTTGAACCCAGATTCCTCCTCTCTCTTCCCAAATAAATTTAGTTTTTATAATCGAAATCATCAAAAATCATAACAAAGCCCTTAAAAACATCGAGGCATTGCGTCTCGCCTCCACAACCTCCAGGCTCCAGTCTCTGCTTCTCGTCTAGGTTGGGCGAAACCTGATTGTCAAAAATCCACAACCCCACTCTTCCATTTCACAATTTCCGTTTGACGCGTAAGAATTCATCATCTCCTTTGCTATTTCGTTACCACTGTCGATTCGCCGACACTTTTTCATTTCAGAGTCAGGGATAAGCAGTTTGTATTAGGGTTTTGGATTATCTTACCCATTGCATCATCGATTTTGTACTTCTGTACAAAGGTTCTCTTGTTTTTGATCTTCTAGGGTTTCTTCCTGCGGATTAAAGCTTTGATGATATTTATATCCTTTTATTTGTTTCCCTCTCGGAATTAGAATTCGCTATTTTGTTGAAGGTTCGTTGCCAGTTCTGCTTCTTGTTCTCACAATACCCAAAActgttttccttttccttctgtATGCAGTACTTGCCATTCTGTGACTTCAAAATCAAGGTGAAATATTGATTTTGGGGGAGTTCCCTCTTGGGATAACTGTTTTGACCTGAACCTTATCAAACAAATTTTGTCTGCTTCAGAAATCATCTAATATCAGTTGTTGATACATATTTTGGGAAGTGTTTTGGgggtgttttgtttttgttgttgtagtATAACGGAGAAGCAAAGGAAAGCTTAGGATTGCATGGGTGAACATGAGGGGTGGTCACAGCCACAGCCATCAGATGGGCCATTACCAAATGGCCTATTGCCCAATGAGGCAGCTTCGGTGATCCGAGTGCTTGACCCAGAGCGATGGTTGAAGGCTGAGGAGAGAACTGCAGAGCTTATTGACTGCATCAAGCCCAACCCACCCTCTGAGGAACGCCGAAATGCAGTTGTTGTTTACGTGCGGCACCTTATTATGAAATGCTTCCCCTGTCAGGTTAATTTCACACCCACTCGCACATATGCATATGGGCATTACATGTATACAAACGTGTTATCTTCATTAAAATTGCATGGACTGTAATTAAGTTGATGAATCATTGCAAAGAAATCTACAAGATATGGTCAATGTgtcttttgggttttttttactAGAAACAGGTGAAGTTATCATTGCTAATTGTGACATCATGACCTTTCTAACCTCCCATGCTGTCAAATTTCAATTGTGACAATCTCAAGAGTGAATTTTCTCAGATGCTAACATATACTTTTGCTCCTTGgttcaacatatatataaaatttgggGTCAATGAACTCTATGGCCATTTTTTCTTTACAGAAGATGACTGAAAAGGTGACTGATTGTGTGAATTTTGTGGGCGAAGATCCAACAGATCGGTGCTATGAACATTGAGGACAAAATACACTGAAGGGTTGTAATTGATTGCCAGTGATAAGATTAGAGTAGCACTTGAAGGAAGATTAATTTTAATGGTTTCATCCgacaaaaattatttcttaagCATTTTAGATTGTGGTTGTTTTCAAGTTTCAGGTGCAAAAGAACTAGTTGACCTAGAAGCAACTTGGAAGATATATGCAGCCATAGTGTAATACAGAGATTGAATCGATCTTGGAATGTGAGCAAGGCTGAGGGGCAAATGTGAATGATTGGGGCTGGGAACTTTTCTATTGATTTCATTTTATCTGTCCTGTGTATAAATTTCCAAATGATTGTACAGTaaactattgttttttaatttgtttcaccGGTACAGAAAGGTGAGCATATTGGTGATTTTTCTTGATGCTACATACCTCATCACCATTGTGGTCAACAGGTGTTCACTTTTGGCTCTGTACCATTGAAGACTTATTTGCCTGATGGGGACATAGACTTAACTGCATTCAGTGAGAATCAGAGTTTGAAGGATTCGTGGGCACATCAGGTTCGTGATATGCTAGAGAATGAGGAGAAGAATGAGAATGCTGAATTTCGTGTGAAAGAAGTTCAGTACATACAGGCAGAAGTAAGTTTCTTTTAATCACCACTGTTTTGTTAAAGATTCCATTGCATTCACTTATTCTATTATGTACGGGTAAAGTCTACAAACATACTGCCTGTCCCTGCCCAccgcgggagccttgtgcacggaagttgtttaccttttatctTAATCCTTTGCTGACCGAAAATCTGGTGCACAAGGTTGAGCCTGTACTTTGTATGATGATCGTCTGTCTGTACACTGTAGAATGATTGTTAGCCCATCTGCATATTTAGCAAAATTCACTAAGATTTCATCGCACCTTTCCTATGTTCATAAATCCGCACTTGTGAAATTACCTTAAATAATGAGAGCTTGAGACGAGAGGGAAAGGCCTGTGAGTAGGCTCGCAAAAGGGACTCATATGTCGTGGAACTTAAGGTTCTACCTAGGACGTCAGCTTTAAGCTCTCATGCTTTGCATTCAATTTTTGCTCTTATGCACTCAGAAGTACATGCATACAAGTTAACTATATTTTGAGAGGAAAGCAGATATAAGGATGTTAAAAAAGTGTAACCTAAAGTTGTGTTGGGTTGCCAACAGGATCAGTAACAGGAAGGGGAATGATTATATTAGTATCAATGAGAAGTGGAATGTGAATGGGAATGAGAAATTCAAATGTGATGGGAATGGGAGAGGAATCATACTTGTAATTAGAAGGCCAAGATAAAAAAGTCATTTATGAAAAAGTTGACCATTCCGACTGAAATAGGAATGGAGAGAAGATtttaggggggaaaaaaaactctTGTTTAGATTGAAGCACCTGTAAAGTTGTAACAGTGTCTAGACAGCCAGAACTTTGTGGCTGAAAACAAATTATCCTTGAAGTATCTGTGTCCATTTCTTTCTCAGAAACCAATTATCCATGAGTACAGTTAACTTAGGAGGCATGCTGGTCTTTGAATAACATGATGTACATATTGCATAGGACAGCAAACAAAAACCTCTGTTTGGGACTTCTGGAAGGCGTAGTTGGTTGTTTTAAGGTTAAACAGACTAAGGGACTTGGGTTTCTATTCGGGTTAAGGCCTAGCTTGGTTGGAGGGTTTGGTGGGGCAGTGTTGGGAGGAGTTTGAGAGGGTTGGGTTAGGAGGGTTTGGAAATAGTTGGGTTTATGGGTTGGAACACTTGTTGACTTTGattgaatttttcatttttaaatttcCCAACCAATTTCAAATTTGAGTTTCTAGATGAACAGTTACAATGGATTGCCTATATTTATTACAAATCAAAATACTTATTTAACCAGGAGCATGTTTTCTGTCATTgcaatgtgtatatatgtttttgaacaatttgtaCTTGATGTTTATTAACGTTAGAACTTAGAATGAAACTTGATATAATATAAAATGTGAATACACATCAGCAAATTTTGCTCCATGATTTAATTGCTGATCGTAGATTGACGTCCTTTTAATTCATATTCTTACAGGTGAAGATAATAAAGTGTCTTGTGGAAAATATTGTGGTTGACATATCATTTGACCAGCTTGGTGGGTTGTGTACACTTTGTTTCCTTGAGGAGGTGCGTGGTTCATTCTAGAATCCTTGCGCTTTTTTTAATCGTGCAATATTTTGCCAACTTGTGTACTAATTCGTTTTCTTTTCATCTGTAGGTTGATAATTTGATTAGCCAAAATCATTTATTCAAGCGTAGTATTATATTGATTAAGGCCTGGTGTTATTATGAGAGTCGCATTTTGGGTGCACATCATGGACTTATCTCAACCTATGCATTGGAGACTTTGGTTCtctatatttttcatgttttcaacAATTCTTTTGCGGGACCCCTCGAGGTGGCTTTTGTTACTTGGCTCTTTTTTACTGTTGAATACTCTGTTCATCCATCTGAATCTTCGTTCTCTATGGTTGTACAGGTGCTCTACCGCTTTCTTGAGTTTTTTAGTAAGTTTGACTGGGATAATTTTTGTGTGAGCCTCTGGGGTCCTGTCCCCATTGGTTCTCTTCCAGATGTAACAGGTGCATATGTTTTTGTCTTACAGTGATCTACATTTTAAAGTAGCCCTGGTTTCTTGTCAGTTCTAGAGTGTGGTGTGTGTGTTGTGTATTTTTTTGACCCAAACTATTGATGTTTTACAGCGGAACCTCCCATAAAGGATTGTGAAGAATTGCTACTGAGAAAGCCATTTCTTGATGCTTGTACCGCAGTATATGCTGTCTTTCCTACCGGCCAAGAAAATCAAGGGCAACcctttgtttccaaacatttcAATGTTATAGATCCTTTGCGTATAAATAACAACCTTGGACGTAGTGTCAGTAAAGGTATGGTACTTCTTGAAGCAGAAATATCTCACCAACTCGTTTCCTTTATTTAATTTGCACTTATTCTATGATTTCCATTTTTTGCAAACTAAATGAAATTTGGGTCAGTTGGAACTTTAAGTTAATTTGGTTCTGCTGTCATGTTGATAATATCATTTCAAGTTTAGTGCATTGTTGCAGGTGACATTAAATGTTTACGTCTTCTTGGTAGTTTGTGTGATAACATATTCCTTTCTTTTATGTGACCTGTAAACATGTATCGATACCAAACACAGTGCTTGTTTGGAGCAATTACGGTTAAGCTTGTAGACAAATGGTTTTCAGTGGAGTTCGTCACCAGGAGAAATTTACCATTCACTTTTCTATCTTATCATGTCGTGTGCACTTTGGTCCTCCCTTTATTGCGGCCCATATGAATGTTCATGTATTTATGGCGACTGGCAGATGCATGCATATTATTTGGCGATTGCTTTTTAGTAACTTGGATCTTAGAGGCTGACAGCCGAGGAAATTCTGGTTTAacttaataatatttataatgaGTTGGAGCCAGTAAGGTTAATGGATTGTGGATGAGGGGGAAGCCCAGCTCCTTGGACAGACTTGATGAATCAGAATCTTGTCCTTCAACAACAAGAAATTAACTGTAAAGTTTTTAGAAATGAATCTGAGAACTATAGGAGAACATGGACTTTTAGTACTTTGATTCACACACACTAGCAAGAATTTGACATTATCAATTTGACCCAGGGGAATAGTGCTACTTTTTACCGAATTGATTTTCAGTCCCGATATCTCTTCGAATACCTAGAGAACAGCTCTGAGGTTGCTAACTTGATCAATGCTTGTGCTGCAAAAAGCATGTTATCCACGTACAATAGATTGGACACTGTAACTATGTCTGCTCCATTACCAATAGTTGCACTTTCCAGGAAACCTTGGGACACTGCTCTCTCTAACATGCAACTTAATATATCCATTCTGAGAATGAAGAGAGGGGTTTTTCGTTGCCTGGCCCCTTTGGAGGAGTGAAAGAATTCCGTGGCAGCTCCATTAACCAAAATAGAAAAGGAGGCAGAAGTGACACACCTAATGAATGAGATCCATTCTGGCTTGAACCCCTTCCTCTCCAaaactttgaaaagaaaattatttttcaacttATTGAAAGCCTTTTCGTTCTCTAATTTACATAACAGCTCGTCCTTCTTATGTTTGGAATAGAAATCGACTATTTCATTTGCTGTTAGCCTGTTACAGAAGCATCCAGAATCTTCCTGTGCTCAATATTTACATGTTGTGCCTTGTTGACAATTCCTCCAATCACCCATCTTAGTTTCCTTGAAAAAGCATTTGCTAAGCATTTATATAGGGTCCCAATCAAACTTATTGGACAATACTCTGATGTCAAAAGCCCCCTCTTTCTTAGCAATCAAAGTTATAAAGGTGGTATCAGAGAGCAGTTTTGAAACTGAGAGAAGTTGATGTAGATGGAATAGAAAAGATTGACTTAATTGTGGAGTTTAATATGTTTGCTTTTGCGTATTTTATATGAAGAATGACAGACTTTAGAGATGAGAAGGCATGCAAACAAAAATCTGATTGGAGACTTAATCACCCCTTCAAATGTGCTAAATCCAGCTTTGTAACTATGAATTTAATATGCCTATGTAGTGCTTATTTGCCTGTTTCTTATTTCCATATATAACATGCATTGCTTCAGGTAACTTCTTCCGAATACGCAGTGCATTTGCATTTGGGGCTAAAAAGCTGGCAAGGGTACTTGATTGCTCCAAAGAAGATCCATACCATGAAGTAAATCAGTTCTTTATGAACACTTGGGACAGGCATGGTAGTGGTCATCGTCCTGATGCTCCGAGGAATGATTTATGGCGCTCTAGACAGTCAAACGCTGATCACCTTAGTGAAACAGAGAGTCTGAAGAACAATTCGAACAGGAAAAAGGGTGACACATCTTCTAACCGTGAAAGTCAAGATGATGGAACACGACATGCACCCTCCCAAAGCCTAATCAATGGGAACCCATATAATGCTAGGACCTCCAAACAGTCTACAAGGAACATCAGTTCTAATCAGGATGTGCTTGCTGGTAAAGGTCAAAGGAGTTTTAGACCTGACAGTTTGGTTAGTGACATTCAGGGAAGACATCCTTTTGCAAGGACATGTTCTAGTCCTGAGCTTACAGATACTTACAGTGAACCTTCTTCTCAGGGAAGGTGCGTCACAGCCCCGGATGGTAGTAAAGATCAGATTGCTTCTGCAAGATCAGATCATGGCAGGAGGAAGAATGTTGAATCTGATAATTTTTCAAGCCCCGGCATTAGGTCTCCAACTGATGATCCCTCATCTGTGAGGCATATTTCATCTCATCAAAGCCTTGATGTTGCTGCTGATTCAAGCAGTGTTTTAACTAGTTACAATGAAGATTCAGGCTTAGGTGTGATGGCTGAAAAATTCATGAATTCTTTGGGGACGCAGCAAATGCATCAGGAAGAACAAGATCTTGTGAACATGATGGCATCTTCTACAGCTCATCATTATAGTGGACAGATGCATGTCCCATTGAATTCAGCTTCAAGTCACTTGCCACTTTCACTCCCACCTTCTATTCTAGCTTCGATGGGATATGCTCAGAGAAATTTTGGTGGATTAGTGCCCCCAAATATTCCTTTGATTGAAGCTTCTTGGGGAACAAATGTGCAATTTCCCCAAGGTTTGGTTCCTTCACCTTTAACCCATTATTTTCCTGTAGGGTTGGCATCAAATCCAGAAGATTCAACTGAATCTGGCAATGAAACATATGGTTCTGTGGAAATGAACCTTGGGGAAGGTAATAATGATTTCTGGCATGAGCAAGAGAGTAGCTCTACTGGTGGGTTTGATCTTGATAATGGGAATTTTGAGATGCATCAATCAGATGAAAAGCAGCATTCTACTTCAGCTAGTTATGACTTTGTTCCTTCATCTCGGGTAGGTTACTCTGGAAATTCTATGAGGGTCCAACAGAAGATAATTAGAGAAACCCGAGGGTCAATGAGGGAAGATCATCTGGATAATTTCCAGCATCCAGAGAACAGAGGTAATGAGGTTTACTTTAATGACAGAACTGTGAGTTCGAGGTCCTTTCGTAATGCACATACTAGTTCCACGAGAAGTAAAACCTCTTCTGAAAGTTCTTGGGAAGGATCTTCCGTAAAGATGTCTAAATCGATGAGGGTAAGAAGAGGTTGCCGACCAAATGCTAATGTTCTGCAATCTGCTGTGTATGGGAAAGGTAAGAGTGTGTCTGAACATTCATCCCCTCATGGAGAGGATGAGAACAGAGAATGGAATGCAGTCAATGCACAGTTAACCATGAGCTCTGAAATGGCTGAAAGAAATGTGGGACCTCAATCTGTTTCTTCTTTGCATGTTCCAAGGCAGCAAATATCTGGATTTGAACAAGCACAGGCAAGTGAATCTGATTCATTGATACCCATTGCTCCCATGCTCCTAGGTCCAGGTTTGCGGCAAAGAACTATGGATAATTCAGGGGTGCTCCCATTCGCATTTTATCCGACTGGGCCACCTGTACCATTTGTCACGATGCTTCCACTGTACAACTTCCCATCTGAGACTGGTACTTCTGATGCATCGACAAGCCAATTTAATGGGGAGGAGGGACTGGATAACAGTGATTCTCGAAATAATTTTGACTCATCTGAGGGAATTGATCAGCCTGAAGGTGTAAGCCCTTCTAGTTCCATTAGAGGGGCTGCTTTTGTTGAGCCGTCAGAGCAGTCTGACATTCTCAATAGTGATTTTGCTAGCCACTGGAAAAATTTGCAATATGGACGATTTTGCCAGAACTCTCGTTCTCCCACACCTTCGATTTATCCTTCACCTGTTGGTGTTCCACCTGTCTATTTACAAGGCTGCTTTCCATGGGATGGTCCTGGGAGACCTCTTTCATCTAACATGAACCTTTTCACGCAGCTTATGAATTATGGGCCTCGCCTTGTTCCTGTTGCTCCTCTCCAGTCTGTTTCTAATCGGCCTACTGGTGTTTACCAACGTTATGGTGATGAAATGCCAAGATACCGAAGTGGGACTGGAACTTACCTACCCAATCCTGTAAGAAATTTCACACGAGcttgattattttattgtttcttttcaGTGCTTGAGTTTATGACACACTtccctattttattttttcttaaatatCATCCCTTTCTACGCTCAATTTGCTTGATTAGCTAGTTCCTTTGACTGGAGATTCATGTGTTTTTTcagagaaaaaataatttatgttcCACAAAATGCTTGCCCTCAAAAGGGGGCTATGGTACATAATCCAAAAGTATTCCCACATCAGCAGAAGAGTAAAATGCTTCACTCTCCAGGAGGGACATATGTGATATGTTGCCATACTTAAATAAGTAAAACACAAGTGATTGAAAAACTAACAATTTTGAGCTCAACAAACAAAACTTTTTAAATAATGCTAGCAACCAGTGTGAAAATGGAATAGCTTAGTTAAAATCTGGCTTCTCTGGGCATGTGAGGCCAGACCTTTGGATGATAATATTGGCATCATAATTGCCAGCTCTCAGACATTCTTCAATTGGTTTCCCTTGAACTAACTGTGAAAGAAATCCTCCGACAAATGCATCTCCTGCCCCATTTGTATCAACAAGTTTTTCTTTAGGTAATAGTATGACTGGGAACTTCTTAACTTTCCCATCCTCCGCCATCACAATAGAAACTGGAGATTCATGTTAAGCTCATCTTCCCACATCATGTTGACCTTTCCATTATTGCAGTACCAAGGACATTTCCCCCGGAAATGTAGGCTATGACAGTTGCTTTTTTCGAGTATATTTTGTAAATTGAGCACTATTTACTTATTTCCTGGAAAAATGAGGGCCTGCTTGGTTCGAAAATTGCTTaccaattttcatttttaacaGTTTATTTCCTgagaataaataattttcatttttttcactTCTTAAATATGGTTTTGGTTTGTAATTATCTAGTAACTGGTATTTTAACCTTTTCACATTTCAAGTGATGAAGCTCCATAGCTTGGTCTCTCTTTCTCTCGAAAATATCTAGTAAATGGTATTTTAACCTTTTCACATTTCAAATGTTGAAGCTCCATAACTTGGttactaaaccctaaaacctaaaaaatgGAGCTTCATTACTTGAAATGTAAAATGGAACCAAACCTTTTTTCCCTCCTAGCTCTTATGTGAGCAACCATAGAAATTCTGTTTTTATGAGTGAAAAATGTCTCCATGTTGTCCCTCATtatttttaaagcaaaattagGCAAAATATATTAGACTGTTTCCGCTTTTCGAGGCTACGAGAACAGAACCATTGGGGGCTTCCAGTTACTAGGCATTTTTACCCTTTAAAGCTTAAACATTTAAGTTCTGATATTGTTCTGTCCTGCAGTCTTACTTTATAATCTAAATATTTTCAGAAAATGTCTACTCGAGAACGGCATTCTTCAAATGCTAGAAGGGGAAATTACAGCTATGAAATAAGTGAGCACCACGGTGACAGGGAAGGCAGTTGGAATACTAACTTGAAGTCACGACCAGCTGGGCGCAGCCACAATCGTAACAAGGCTGAGAAGCCAAGTTCAAGACCGGAACGATTGACAAGTGAAA contains:
- the LOC119982063 gene encoding uncharacterized protein LOC119982063 isoform X3, whose protein sequence is MLENEEKNENAEFRVKEVQYIQAEVKIIKCLVENIVVDISFDQLGGLCTLCFLEEVDNLISQNHLFKRSIILIKAWCYYESRILGAHHGLISTYALETLVLYIFHVFNNSFAGPLEVLYRFLEFFSKFDWDNFCVSLWGPVPIGSLPDVTAEPPIKDCEELLLRKPFLDACTAVYAVFPTGQENQGQPFVSKHFNVIDPLRINNNLGRSVSKGNFFRIRSAFAFGAKKLARVLDCSKEDPYHEVNQFFMNTWDRHGSGHRPDAPRNDLWRSRQSNADHLSETESLKNNSNRKKGDTSSNRESQDDGTRHAPSQSLINGNPYNARTSKQSTRNISSNQDVLAGKGQRSFRPDSLVSDIQGRHPFARTCSSPELTDTYSEPSSQGRCVTAPDGSKDQIASARSDHGRRKNVESDNFSSPGIRSPTDDPSSVRHISSHQSLDVAADSSSVLTSYNEDSGLGVMAEKFMNSLGTQQMHQEEQDLVNMMASSTAHHYSGQMHVPLNSASSHLPLSLPPSILASMGYAQRNFGGLVPPNIPLIEASWGTNVQFPQGLVPSPLTHYFPVGLASNPEDSTESGNETYGSVEMNLGEGNNDFWHEQESSSTGGFDLDNGNFEMHQSDEKQHSTSASYDFVPSSRVGYSGNSMRVQQKIIRETRGSMREDHLDNFQHPENRGNEVYFNDRTVSSRSFRNAHTSSTRSKTSSESSWEGSSVKMSKSMRVRRGCRPNANVLQSAVYGKGKSVSEHSSPHGEDENREWNAVNAQLTMSSEMAERNVGPQSVSSLHVPRQQISGFEQAQASESDSLIPIAPMLLGPGLRQRTMDNSGVLPFAFYPTGPPVPFVTMLPLYNFPSETGTSDASTSQFNGEEGLDNSDSRNNFDSSEGIDQPEGVSPSSSIRGAAFVEPSEQSDILNSDFASHWKNLQYGRFCQNSRSPTPSIYPSPVGVPPVYLQGCFPWDGPGRPLSSNMNLFTQLMNYGPRLVPVAPLQSVSNRPTGVYQRYGDEMPRYRSGTGTYLPNPKMSTRERHSSNARRGNYSYEISEHHGDREGSWNTNLKSRPAGRSHNRNKAEKPSSRPERLTSESRPDRSWASHRHETHSSYQSQTGPIRPNSQSGAANVTYGMYPLPAMNPGTVSSNGPTIPSVVMLYPYDHNAGYGSSAEQLEFGSFGPVGFSSVNEVSQLSEASRLGGTYEEHRFQGSSAERSSPDQPSSPLQRSVAPRNHLLKDEDFPPLAFPDQGGNDGGRNYI